The following is a genomic window from Pseudomonas promysalinigenes.
CCCAGGCTTTGCAACAGCGGATTGACCGCCACCAGCACGATCCAGCCCATCACCGCGTAAATGATGATCGACAGCACGCGTGCCTCGGTGCGCGGCTTGATCTCCTGCAGCATGCCGATCAGCGCCAGCCCCCAGACCACGCCGAACAGGCTCCAGCCCCACGGCCCGCGCAGGCTGACCAGGCAGAATGGGGTGTAGCTGCCGGCGATCAACAGATAGATCGACAGGTGATCGAGCTTACGCATGATCACCTTCGCTCGCCCGCGGGTGCTGTGGTAGAGAGTAGAAATGCTGTACAGCAGCATCAAAGTGCCGCCGTAGATGGAAAAGCTGACGATTTTCCACGGATCGCCTTGCA
Proteins encoded in this region:
- the trhA gene encoding PAQR family membrane homeostasis protein TrhA — protein: MYYGERFNAWTHLVGAVLACIGAIWLIVAAGLQGDPWKIVSFSIYGGTLMLLYSISTLYHSTRGRAKVIMRKLDHLSIYLLIAGSYTPFCLVSLRGPWGWSLFGVVWGLALIGMLQEIKPRTEARVLSIIIYAVMGWIVLVAVNPLLQSLGTAGFAWLAAGGLFYTVGIIFFAFDSRFRHWHGIWHLFVIAGSLMHFVAVSLYVR